The proteins below come from a single Flavobacterium lindanitolerans genomic window:
- a CDS encoding LacI family DNA-binding transcriptional regulator: protein MKPKATLKQIAKELNVSVSTVSKALSNSPEISEPTKIKIQEFAKLKNYKPNNIAINLKNRSTKTIGVIIPNILNPFFAKVFSGIEKKANEKGYNVITCITNESLKKEIHTMDMLSNGTIDGFILSIAEETQKQQEFKHFKDAISDGIPIVMFDRISDEVNCDKVIVDDFDSSVNAVNHMIQLGCKDIALLTAIDNLSVAKLRAQGYAKALTDNDIAINKNLIIRTDNPDEFDFRLNELINTQKIDGIFALDEHASTMAMKMAIKKGIKIPDELCVIGFADGVWSRRLTPSLSTISQHGIEIGEEAAKMLIEKLESKEEEYAYRTTVIKTELRQRDSTRKLP, encoded by the coding sequence ATGAAACCAAAAGCAACCTTAAAGCAAATAGCCAAAGAATTGAATGTGTCTGTCTCTACTGTTTCTAAAGCATTGAGCAACAGCCCGGAAATCAGCGAGCCTACAAAAATTAAAATTCAGGAATTTGCGAAGCTTAAAAATTACAAGCCGAATAATATTGCCATCAACCTGAAAAACCGAAGCACAAAGACCATCGGGGTTATTATTCCGAATATCCTGAATCCGTTTTTTGCCAAAGTGTTTAGCGGAATTGAAAAGAAGGCAAATGAAAAAGGCTATAATGTGATTACCTGTATTACTAATGAATCTCTAAAAAAAGAAATCCATACGATGGATATGCTTAGCAACGGAACAATTGATGGGTTTATCTTGTCAATTGCGGAAGAGACGCAGAAACAGCAGGAATTTAAGCATTTCAAGGATGCAATTTCAGATGGTATTCCTATTGTTATGTTCGATAGGATTTCTGATGAAGTAAATTGCGATAAGGTGATTGTTGATGATTTCGATTCTTCGGTAAATGCTGTGAATCATATGATACAACTGGGTTGTAAAGATATAGCGCTGCTAACAGCGATTGACAACCTGAGCGTAGCGAAGTTAAGGGCGCAAGGCTATGCAAAGGCTTTAACTGATAATGATATTGCAATCAATAAAAATTTGATTATCCGTACTGATAATCCGGATGAGTTTGATTTCCGATTGAATGAGCTTATCAATACTCAAAAAATTGACGGTATTTTTGCGTTAGACGAGCATGCTTCGACTATGGCAATGAAAATGGCTATCAAAAAAGGAATTAAAATCCCTGATGAACTCTGTGTAATTGGTTTTGCAGACGGTGTTTGGTCCCGAAGATTAACACCAAGTCTTTCTACTATCAGCCAGCACGGAATTGAAATAGGAGAAGAAGCGGCCAAGATGCTTATTGAAAAACTGGAAAGTAAGGAGGAAGAATATGCTTACCGTACAACGGTTATCAAAACCGAACTGCGCCAAAGAGATTCTACCCGAAAGTTACCATAA
- a CDS encoding serine hydrolase domain-containing protein, translating into MKKIFLFLSISLSLNAFGQSETRFDKIDSLLNYLSSNNKFMGSVAIRNNDEIIFENTYGYADVKNKIKADNQTRYKIGSITKTFTSVVILQLIEEKKLTLDTKLSRFFPTIQNSEHITIDNLLSHSSGIYSFTNDLDYPTYAKLPKTRSELMKKIKAGKPVFEPGEKAEYSNSNYVILGWIIEDLTKKSYADNISTRIIQKLGLKNTGFATGAKNEALSYEWDGKNWKDASKEDMSIPGGAGAILSSASDLTAFINALFSGKLLKQPSLDTMITIEKGYGKGIFAMPFAERRFYGHSGGIESFTSSLIHYPKEKLSIALLDNGQGYDTDGIMIGILSIYYKMPYRFPNLKTATVDVAILKKYVGIYSDPNFPLKISIKEENGVLICQATGQESFPLNPLSDTKFNFDPAGLELVFSPNAMTILQGGHEFKLTKEK; encoded by the coding sequence ATGAAAAAAATATTCTTATTCCTATCCATCTCCTTATCCTTAAACGCATTTGGACAAAGTGAGACCCGATTTGACAAAATCGACAGCCTGTTGAATTATCTTAGTTCGAATAATAAATTCATGGGAAGCGTTGCCATTCGAAATAACGACGAGATTATTTTTGAAAACACCTATGGTTATGCCGATGTGAAAAACAAAATCAAGGCAGACAACCAAACCCGATATAAAATTGGTTCTATTACAAAAACATTCACGTCGGTTGTCATTTTACAGCTTATTGAAGAAAAAAAACTGACACTCGACACCAAACTGTCCAGATTCTTCCCGACAATACAAAATTCAGAACACATCACTATCGACAATCTTCTCAGCCATTCCAGCGGTATTTACAGCTTTACAAATGATTTGGATTATCCAACCTATGCAAAACTGCCAAAAACACGTAGCGAACTGATGAAGAAAATCAAAGCAGGCAAGCCTGTTTTTGAACCGGGAGAAAAGGCAGAATACAGTAATTCCAACTACGTCATTCTGGGCTGGATTATTGAAGACCTGACGAAAAAAAGTTATGCGGACAATATTAGCACCCGAATCATCCAAAAATTAGGGCTAAAAAACACAGGGTTTGCCACCGGAGCAAAAAATGAAGCCCTTTCTTATGAATGGGATGGAAAAAACTGGAAAGACGCTTCAAAAGAAGATATGTCTATTCCGGGTGGTGCCGGTGCTATCTTATCATCTGCTTCCGACCTGACTGCCTTTATCAACGCATTATTTTCCGGAAAATTATTAAAGCAGCCTTCCCTGGACACTATGATTACTATCGAAAAAGGATATGGAAAAGGAATATTCGCCATGCCTTTTGCAGAAAGGAGATTTTACGGCCATTCAGGCGGAATCGAAAGTTTTACGTCTTCTTTGATTCATTATCCAAAAGAAAAACTCAGCATTGCATTGCTTGACAACGGGCAAGGTTATGACACAGACGGAATAATGATTGGAATTTTGAGTATTTATTATAAAATGCCTTACCGATTCCCTAATCTGAAAACGGCTACCGTTGATGTTGCCATTCTTAAAAAATATGTGGGCATCTACTCCGACCCTAATTTTCCTTTAAAAATTTCAATCAAGGAAGAAAACGGCGTGTTAATTTGTCAGGCAACCGGTCAGGAATCTTTTCCGCTTAATCCTTTAAGCGACACCAAATTCAATTTTGACCCTGCCGGTTTAGAATTGGTCTTTTCGCCAAATGCAATGACGATACTGCAAGGTGGGCATGAATTCAAGCTCACTAAAGAAAAATAA
- a CDS encoding retropepsin-like aspartic protease has protein sequence MKKTALFLCLLLCLNSFGQEQINKTISIPFTLLGSGHILVKAKINNVEGNFIFDTGAGLNLLTKKFADNVKDLKKTDGFYTGHRATGEEIVADLWDTKSLEIGNQKLNAEKFTVIDLDFPVDGLISLLPFRNIPITIDYKNKVLVLETEKSVKELAKKGISIPIQISDDLGKTLGIATYVQLNDKLVVQMNLDSGAGFNVFRFNSRYMQSLGIDPSKTEMKHQKSDFKPTEGNNYYYTNLSKINTESSNKISATNFKATFIDGLIYEAIGSINWLGDKITIDIRNKNMIINN, from the coding sequence ATGAAAAAAACTGCTTTATTTCTATGCCTGCTTTTATGCCTGAATTCTTTTGGACAGGAACAAATCAATAAAACAATCTCCATTCCCTTTACGCTGCTTGGAAGTGGTCATATTTTAGTAAAAGCAAAAATAAATAATGTAGAAGGAAATTTTATTTTTGACACCGGTGCCGGACTTAATTTATTGACAAAGAAATTTGCGGACAACGTGAAAGACCTGAAAAAAACGGATGGATTTTATACCGGTCACAGGGCTACAGGCGAAGAGATTGTAGCGGATCTTTGGGATACGAAAAGTTTAGAAATTGGCAACCAAAAGTTAAACGCTGAAAAATTTACTGTTATTGATTTGGATTTCCCTGTTGATGGCCTGATATCGTTATTGCCTTTCAGAAACATTCCCATCACCATCGATTACAAGAATAAAGTATTGGTTTTAGAAACAGAAAAATCAGTCAAAGAACTCGCAAAAAAAGGTATTTCTATCCCTATCCAGATTTCAGATGATTTAGGAAAAACCTTAGGGATAGCCACCTATGTTCAACTCAACGACAAACTTGTTGTACAAATGAATTTAGACAGTGGCGCCGGCTTCAATGTATTCAGATTCAATTCGAGATACATGCAATCGTTAGGAATCGACCCTTCAAAAACAGAAATGAAACATCAGAAAAGCGATTTCAAGCCGACTGAAGGAAACAATTATTATTACACCAACCTTTCCAAAATAAATACTGAATCGAGCAACAAAATTTCAGCCACTAATTTTAAGGCTACTTTTATTGACGGGTTGATTTATGAAGCGATTGGAAGTATAAACTGGCTTGGCGATAAGATTACAATTGATATCCGAAATAAAAATATGATTATTAATAATTAG
- the polA gene encoding DNA polymerase I: MSQQKRLFLLDAYALIFRGYYAFIKNPRINSKGMDTSAIMGFMNSLLDLIKREKPDHLAVAFDKEGSHVRSEMFADYKANRDATPEAIQIAIPYIHELLKAMHIPIIEYAGCEADDLIGTIAKQAEKQNYKVFMVTPDKDFAQLVSENIFMYRPARMGNGIEIWGVPEVLAKFEIERPEQVIDFLGMMGDAVDNIPGLPGVGEVTAKKLLKEFGTMENLLENTHLLKGKMKENIEANKEKGILSKKLATIITDCDVTFNETDYELTRPDIEKTEAIFQELEFRRMAEQFDAIFRPGSSLPAANNQPDAKLYKKPQAKNEEQFDLFATTTDETTGEVKTSFYKTLKDTEHFYQLVEGDMAVKFLMQNLLKQTSVCFDTETTGIDPLTAELVGMSFSWEKGKGFYVPFPENQTEAQTLVNKFIPFFEAEGIEKIGQNLKYDLKVLANYNIEVKGKIFDTMIAHYLINPDMRHNMDILSETYLQYSPQSIEELIGKKGKNQKNMREVPVEDVKEYAVEDADVTLQLKDIFSKELDSTNTKKLFEEIEVPLVPVLADMEREGVNLDVEFLHNLSKELKDDIQKLENQIYENAGEKFNLASPKQLGEILFDKLKIGGTKQKKTKTGQYATGEEVLSYLALSSPFVQDILDWRQLVKLLNTYVDALPLQVCSKTGRVHTDYMQTVAATGRLSSNNPNLQNIPIRTERGRLIRKAFIARDENYTLVSADYSQIELRIIAALSGDPEMVKSFQNGEDIHASTAAKVFNVSLEEVTREQRSHAKTVNFGIVYGVSAFGLSNQTSLSRSESKDLIDAYYLTYPRLKAYIQEQIEYARQHGYVQTILGRRRYLKDINSQNAVVRGAAERNAVNAPIQGSAADIIKIAMINIHKRLNEENWKSKMLLQVHDELVFDVHNSELEKIQPMIKQEMENAFKLDVPLIVDLGKGHNWLEAH, from the coding sequence ATGTCACAGCAAAAACGCCTATTTCTTCTTGATGCCTACGCTTTAATCTTCCGAGGCTATTACGCATTTATTAAAAACCCAAGAATCAACTCTAAAGGAATGGATACCTCAGCCATTATGGGGTTTATGAATTCCCTTTTAGATTTGATTAAAAGGGAAAAGCCAGACCATCTGGCAGTAGCATTCGATAAGGAAGGGAGCCATGTAAGAAGTGAAATGTTTGCCGATTATAAAGCCAATCGTGATGCTACACCTGAAGCCATCCAGATTGCGATTCCTTATATTCATGAATTGCTAAAAGCAATGCATATTCCTATTATTGAATATGCCGGATGCGAAGCCGACGACTTAATAGGAACTATTGCAAAACAGGCCGAAAAACAAAACTACAAAGTGTTTATGGTGACGCCTGATAAGGATTTTGCACAATTGGTTTCTGAAAACATCTTCATGTACCGTCCGGCCCGAATGGGGAACGGTATTGAAATCTGGGGTGTTCCGGAAGTCTTGGCAAAATTTGAAATTGAAAGACCGGAGCAGGTAATTGATTTTCTGGGAATGATGGGTGATGCCGTTGATAATATTCCCGGACTTCCCGGCGTAGGAGAAGTAACCGCCAAAAAACTGTTGAAGGAATTTGGCACAATGGAAAACCTTCTCGAAAATACGCATTTGCTGAAAGGCAAAATGAAAGAAAATATAGAAGCCAATAAGGAAAAGGGAATCCTGTCCAAAAAACTGGCAACTATTATTACAGATTGTGATGTGACATTTAATGAAACGGATTACGAGCTTACACGCCCGGACATTGAAAAAACCGAAGCGATTTTCCAGGAACTTGAATTCAGGAGAATGGCAGAGCAATTTGATGCGATTTTCAGACCCGGTAGCTCTTTACCGGCGGCAAACAATCAGCCGGATGCCAAGCTATATAAAAAACCGCAGGCAAAAAATGAAGAGCAGTTTGACCTTTTTGCTACCACAACAGACGAAACAACGGGAGAAGTTAAAACCAGTTTTTATAAGACACTAAAAGACACCGAGCACTTCTATCAATTGGTTGAAGGCGACATGGCGGTAAAATTCCTCATGCAAAACCTGCTCAAACAAACAAGCGTTTGTTTCGACACAGAAACAACCGGAATCGACCCGTTGACTGCTGAATTGGTCGGAATGTCATTTTCATGGGAAAAAGGCAAGGGTTTCTATGTTCCTTTCCCTGAAAACCAAACCGAGGCTCAAACTCTTGTCAACAAATTTATCCCGTTTTTTGAAGCAGAAGGAATCGAAAAAATAGGCCAAAACCTAAAGTATGACCTGAAAGTCCTGGCCAACTATAATATTGAAGTCAAAGGAAAAATATTTGACACCATGATTGCCCATTATCTGATTAACCCGGATATGCGCCACAATATGGATATTTTATCCGAGACCTATCTTCAATATTCTCCGCAGTCTATCGAAGAACTGATTGGAAAAAAAGGGAAAAACCAAAAAAACATGCGGGAAGTGCCTGTTGAAGATGTCAAGGAATATGCGGTAGAAGACGCAGATGTGACCCTCCAGCTAAAAGACATTTTCAGCAAAGAGCTGGACAGCACTAATACAAAAAAATTATTTGAGGAAATAGAAGTACCTCTGGTTCCTGTTCTTGCAGATATGGAAAGAGAAGGTGTCAATCTGGATGTCGAATTCCTGCACAACCTGTCTAAAGAACTAAAGGACGATATACAAAAACTGGAAAATCAGATTTATGAAAATGCCGGAGAAAAGTTCAATCTGGCCTCTCCAAAACAATTGGGAGAGATTTTATTTGACAAGTTAAAGATTGGCGGAACCAAACAAAAAAAGACCAAAACCGGACAATATGCTACCGGTGAGGAAGTTCTTTCTTATTTAGCATTATCAAGTCCGTTTGTTCAGGACATTCTGGATTGGCGACAATTGGTAAAACTGCTTAACACGTATGTGGATGCCTTGCCTTTACAGGTATGCTCAAAAACCGGAAGAGTTCACACGGATTATATGCAGACTGTAGCCGCAACAGGGCGTCTTAGCTCCAACAATCCGAACCTGCAGAATATCCCAATCCGTACGGAAAGAGGCCGTCTAATCCGAAAAGCATTTATTGCAAGAGACGAAAACTACACTTTGGTTTCTGCCGATTATTCTCAAATTGAATTGCGAATTATTGCAGCACTGAGTGGCGATCCGGAAATGGTAAAATCTTTCCAAAACGGTGAAGACATTCACGCTTCTACCGCTGCGAAAGTTTTTAATGTTTCTCTGGAAGAAGTCACCCGTGAGCAACGAAGCCACGCCAAAACCGTAAACTTCGGGATTGTCTACGGAGTCTCTGCTTTTGGATTAAGCAACCAGACATCGCTTTCGCGTTCCGAATCTAAAGACCTGATTGATGCCTATTACCTGACCTATCCAAGATTGAAAGCCTACATTCAGGAACAGATTGAATATGCCAGACAGCACGGTTATGTTCAGACCATTCTGGGAAGAAGACGTTATTTAAAAGATATTAATTCACAAAATGCTGTTGTTCGCGGTGCTGCTGAACGAAACGCTGTCAATGCCCCAATACAGGGAAGCGCGGCAGACATTATCAAAATAGCCATGATTAATATCCACAAACGCTTAAATGAAGAAAACTGGAAGAGTAAAATGTTGCTCCAGGTACACGATGAACTTGTTTTTGACGTTCATAATAGTGAACTTGAAAAAATACAGCCAATGATTAAGCAGGAAATGGAAAATGCATTTAAACTGGATGTACCCTTAATTGTAGATTTGGGCAAAGGACATAATTGGCTGGAAGCACATTAA
- a CDS encoding GEVED domain-containing protein produces the protein MQTNYTKTFTLMLLMLIYGTASAQIVNYGFSQSAGTFTDLTNPTLIAEPTSLTGTGAIDDNKYNAVAIPFSFPFNGTTFTALNIHADGFVSFGATSPSGNTPISNSATTFDGAIAAVATDMHALYNIDGRTGSISTQEVGTAPNREFVIQWMHFRPYLSSTSITSYFDWSFQIRLKENGEINIVYDLKVTGTPTSATAQVGLRGATNSDFNNRYSSGVATSNWILSAAGSSNTSSMTCNSTSLPGSGYTFTWVPPSPCVVPASQPTTLTFDIQGIIINGSFTAASPRADKYLVLRTPQGTVPNPPQNGTNYATGNNTALNAYVSYSGSNTNFTDNSSSGIQGNTAYTYTVYAINTACTGGPVYNTTAPLTSDAVNCPAPVNQITSTNATMNSFVLNWAAPASGNAATFNYVIEVATNSDFSSPVAGSPFTQTSSQTTFLVTGLSSNTKYFYKIKAVSNCSGVYSSTGNISTLCESVTALPYTESFNATDLSCWATTMITGTANWAVSTGTSEVPTRISGERQMIKAYNNSSALLISPLFDFSAQTHELIRMKVWIYRNTNGHATDVVKFHVNTTNSLSGATELLSVSLKTTLEPAVTAAGWYNYTVAIPQSYYAAPFFVIAQGITNGGTSSYGLGIDEFSLEAIANATPPTSITVTTQNSTPAEITTSGGTLQLAANILPLEANQSVTWSITEGNTLATISSTGLLTAIMNGQVKVRATSVIDNTIFGEIQIQLSNQPLVYCTPNFSQGTEPITLVEFAGISNTSPASTSGPAYENFTSIVGNVRVGNTYPIRLKGNTNGSYSGYFKVYIDWNNNGTFEDSEGQSLGYLSNSSGEDAVELNAEITVPATATIGSVRMRVLKKYQSSTIPACNTDSYGQAEDYTLNIEENLSVGGFDKTNFKLYPNPTNGIVNLLTDLEIKEVKIYNQLGQLVSIQKTSQISLSDVANGIYIFHIDFINGQTAKQKVIKK, from the coding sequence ATGCAAACAAATTACACAAAAACATTTACCCTGATGCTTCTGATGCTTATTTATGGAACAGCATCAGCACAGATTGTCAATTATGGATTCTCACAAAGTGCCGGAACCTTTACAGATTTGACTAACCCAACCTTAATTGCGGAGCCTACCTCATTAACAGGAACAGGTGCAATTGACGACAATAAATACAATGCCGTTGCGATTCCGTTCAGTTTTCCATTTAACGGAACCACTTTTACAGCATTAAACATCCATGCTGATGGTTTTGTAAGTTTTGGAGCAACATCCCCAAGCGGCAATACTCCTATTTCGAATAGTGCAACTACATTTGACGGCGCGATTGCAGCCGTTGCCACAGATATGCATGCCTTATACAATATCGACGGAAGAACGGGAAGCATCAGTACTCAGGAAGTAGGAACGGCACCTAACAGGGAATTTGTCATTCAATGGATGCATTTCAGGCCCTATTTAAGTTCTACCTCAATCACCAGTTATTTTGACTGGAGTTTTCAAATTCGCCTGAAAGAAAACGGAGAAATCAATATTGTTTATGACCTGAAAGTAACCGGAACACCAACTTCGGCAACGGCACAGGTTGGACTTCGCGGAGCTACAAATTCCGATTTCAACAACAGATATTCCAGCGGAGTTGCCACAAGCAACTGGATACTTTCCGCTGCCGGTTCGTCAAACACTTCATCCATGACCTGTAATTCCACTTCCTTGCCAGGTTCAGGTTACACCTTCACATGGGTGCCGCCTTCACCATGCGTGGTTCCGGCATCGCAACCTACTACCCTGACATTTGATATACAGGGTATTATCATAAACGGAAGCTTTACGGCAGCAAGTCCGAGAGCAGACAAATATCTGGTATTAAGAACTCCGCAAGGAACTGTTCCAAACCCTCCGCAAAACGGAACAAACTATGCCACAGGCAACAATACCGCACTTAACGCTTACGTTAGTTATAGTGGCAGCAATACAAACTTCACAGACAATAGCTCTAGCGGCATTCAGGGAAATACTGCCTACACCTATACAGTTTATGCAATAAATACTGCCTGCACAGGAGGACCTGTTTATAACACAACAGCTCCATTGACTTCAGATGCGGTAAATTGTCCGGCTCCTGTTAATCAGATAACTTCAACGAACGCTACAATGAACAGCTTTGTCCTTAACTGGGCTGCTCCGGCAAGCGGAAATGCAGCTACTTTCAATTATGTTATTGAAGTGGCTACCAACAGCGACTTTTCAAGCCCTGTTGCCGGTTCTCCATTTACACAAACTTCTTCACAGACAACATTCCTGGTAACCGGATTATCAAGCAACACCAAATATTTTTATAAGATAAAAGCGGTAAGCAATTGCAGTGGCGTTTACTCTTCAACCGGAAATATTTCTACTTTATGCGAATCTGTTACGGCTCTTCCTTATACAGAAAGCTTTAATGCGACCGACCTTTCCTGCTGGGCAACAACTATGATTACCGGAACTGCGAATTGGGCTGTATCAACAGGGACTTCCGAAGTTCCGACAAGAATAAGCGGTGAAAGACAAATGATTAAAGCTTACAACAATTCAAGTGCCTTGCTTATCAGCCCTCTATTCGACTTCTCTGCACAAACACATGAGTTGATTCGCATGAAAGTCTGGATTTACAGAAACACAAACGGACATGCTACAGATGTCGTAAAATTCCATGTGAACACAACAAATTCATTAAGCGGTGCTACAGAACTACTTTCTGTATCGCTTAAAACAACTCTTGAACCTGCAGTTACAGCAGCCGGTTGGTACAATTATACTGTTGCCATTCCACAATCGTATTATGCAGCACCTTTCTTTGTAATTGCACAAGGAATAACCAATGGAGGTACCTCATCTTATGGATTAGGAATTGATGAATTTTCTTTAGAAGCCATTGCCAACGCAACTCCGCCAACTTCTATTACAGTTACGACACAAAACAGTACTCCGGCAGAAATCACAACTTCAGGAGGAACATTGCAATTAGCCGCAAACATCCTGCCTTTAGAAGCAAACCAAAGTGTAACCTGGTCAATCACAGAAGGCAATACCCTGGCAACAATCAGCTCAACCGGATTACTGACAGCAATTATGAATGGTCAGGTAAAAGTGCGCGCTACTTCAGTTATAGACAATACTATTTTTGGAGAAATCCAGATACAACTTAGCAATCAGCCTCTGGTCTATTGTACGCCAAATTTCTCACAAGGAACAGAACCTATCACACTGGTTGAATTTGCCGGTATCAGCAATACTTCGCCAGCTTCAACATCAGGTCCGGCTTATGAAAATTTCACTTCAATAGTTGGAAATGTTAGAGTTGGAAACACCTATCCAATCCGATTAAAAGGAAATACAAACGGTTCCTATTCCGGTTATTTCAAAGTCTATATCGACTGGAACAACAACGGAACTTTTGAAGATAGCGAAGGCCAATCGTTAGGCTACCTTTCCAATTCATCTGGCGAAGACGCTGTAGAATTAAACGCCGAAATTACAGTTCCAGCAACAGCAACTATCGGAAGTGTTCGAATGAGAGTATTGAAAAAATACCAATCATCAACTATTCCTGCATGCAATACGGACAGTTACGGACAGGCAGAAGATTACACCCTGAATATTGAAGAAAACCTTAGCGTTGGCGGTTTTGACAAAACCAATTTCAAACTATATCCAAACCCAACAAACGGTATTGTCAACTTATTAACCGATTTAGAAATCAAGGAGGTAAAAATCTACAATCAGCTTGGTCAGTTAGTTTCCATCCAAAAAACATCACAGATAAGCCTGTCTGATGTGGCCAACGGAATTTATATTTTCCATATTGATTTTATAAACGGACAGACAGCCAAACAGAAAGTCATTAAAAAATAA
- a CDS encoding FG-GAP-like repeat-containing protein, with product MKKTFFLFITILNGGFMYSQIFQAVTNQTFQGVFYGDSAVADFDNDGKTDFIISGAKPGYTGYTGIFKNNNGIFTENTNTALSQIMYSAIAVGDLNGDNKQDFIVTGTKTGENSPIVFEIYYNNGDGSFTKNTTSGIPGVKYGSVAIADLTNDGLPDIVVNGNLGSQYITKVFKQNQDGTFSDLNAGLLGTYFSAIKVFDANADGYPDILVTGLSTNYIPETKLYINSGRETFTEKPTTLPGIYISSIDNMDINGDGYPDLLISGTNYSRIPTLTIYTNDGSGNFTIQENGFTGIYNGNSKFIDYNNDGLIDIFSIGRNANNENTILLYKKNSNGTYTLDTENSAPIIAVYMSKGQWLDYDNDGDMDLLTIGFESDGVAQTRLYENKIINEGNLNTLSFNKNDFKLYPNPTEGLINILTREAIRNISLYNHLGQLIATQKQSQFNLENLANGIYMVRVDFENGQTANKKIIKK from the coding sequence ATGAAAAAAACATTCTTTCTATTCATCACAATTTTAAATGGCGGTTTTATGTACAGCCAAATTTTTCAAGCAGTTACTAACCAGACATTCCAGGGCGTATTTTATGGTGATAGCGCCGTGGCAGATTTTGACAACGACGGAAAAACCGATTTTATCATTTCAGGAGCCAAACCGGGATATACAGGATACACTGGAATATTTAAAAACAACAACGGAATATTTACAGAAAACACCAATACTGCCCTCAGCCAGATAATGTATTCTGCCATTGCTGTGGGTGACCTTAATGGCGATAATAAACAGGATTTCATTGTCACAGGAACAAAAACCGGGGAAAATTCACCGATAGTTTTTGAAATCTATTACAATAACGGCGACGGTAGTTTTACCAAAAACACAACATCAGGCATTCCGGGTGTAAAATACGGTTCGGTTGCTATTGCCGATTTGACAAATGATGGTTTACCAGACATTGTTGTCAACGGAAATCTGGGTTCACAATACATCACAAAAGTTTTCAAACAAAACCAGGACGGTACTTTTTCAGACCTGAATGCAGGACTGTTGGGGACCTATTTTAGTGCGATAAAGGTTTTTGATGCCAATGCAGACGGATATCCCGACATTCTGGTAACGGGATTAAGCACAAACTATATCCCTGAAACCAAGCTTTACATCAACTCTGGAAGAGAAACTTTTACAGAGAAACCTACAACCCTACCGGGTATCTATATTTCTTCAATTGACAATATGGATATCAATGGCGACGGTTATCCTGACCTACTGATTTCAGGAACTAACTACTCTCGCATTCCAACATTAACAATATACACAAATGATGGTTCCGGAAACTTTACGATTCAGGAAAATGGCTTTACAGGTATCTATAATGGAAATTCAAAATTTATAGATTACAACAACGATGGTCTCATTGATATTTTCTCAATTGGACGTAATGCTAACAACGAAAATACAATACTGTTATATAAGAAAAACAGTAATGGAACCTATACTTTAGACACTGAAAACAGTGCTCCCATTATAGCCGTATATATGTCTAAAGGTCAATGGCTTGATTATGATAATGATGGGGATATGGATTTACTAACCATTGGCTTTGAAAGCGATGGTGTAGCACAAACAAGGCTTTACGAAAACAAGATAATCAATGAGGGGAATTTAAACACCCTTAGTTTCAACAAAAACGATTTCAAATTATATCCAAACCCAACAGAAGGCTTAATCAATATCCTGACCAGAGAAGCCATCAGAAACATTAGTCTTTACAACCATTTAGGACAGCTTATCGCCACACAAAAACAATCTCAGTTCAATTTGGAAAATCTTGCCAACGGGATCTACATGGTTCGTGTCGATTTTGAAAACGGACAAACTGCCAACAAAAAAATTATTAAAAAATAG